The following are encoded in a window of Psychrobacter sp. P11F6 genomic DNA:
- a CDS encoding alanine/glycine:cation symporter family protein — translation MGEGIAGWFNSIVNYGVSIIWGNNDWLIASNPWYGLLMFVLIGAGLYFTIATRFIQFRHFGHMWQLLRVSNQGRKDGGISSFEALMTSLAARVGTGNLAGVAIAIYLGGPGAVFWMWMTAIVGMSTSFIESTLAQAYKVPHNDNVYRGGPAYYIEKGLGQRWLAIFFSLCLLVAFGLAFNGVQSNTIAQATNEAFGVPTWMTGLVLVVLVAPVVFGGLRSVARIAGKIVPVMAILYILLALFIIVTNFSQFPAAIVLIVKSAFGFEQAAGGVIGYGIAQAMINGIKRGLFSNEAGMGSAPNAAATAKSHPDHPAVQGFMQMLGVFMDTLVICTATASIIILSGVVDPSVEQEGIQLTQLALSQYVGDMGVIFVAIAIFFFSFTSIIANYSYGESNLEFISGAKNAKVMIMIFRFMVLGMVFVGAIASLPAIWNFADLSMGLMALVNLVAILILSPVALRILRDYERQIKEGKTGDQIKFNPDDFVKLKNEANRDAWTD, via the coding sequence ATGGGTGAAGGGATAGCAGGTTGGTTTAATAGCATCGTCAATTATGGTGTCAGTATTATTTGGGGCAACAATGATTGGTTGATTGCAAGTAACCCTTGGTATGGATTACTGATGTTCGTACTGATTGGTGCAGGTTTGTATTTTACCATTGCCACACGTTTTATTCAGTTTCGCCACTTTGGGCATATGTGGCAGCTATTGCGCGTGTCCAATCAAGGGCGTAAAGATGGCGGTATCAGCTCATTTGAGGCGCTGATGACCTCATTGGCAGCGCGGGTCGGTACAGGTAATTTAGCAGGGGTTGCAATCGCGATTTACCTTGGCGGTCCGGGTGCCGTGTTTTGGATGTGGATGACTGCGATCGTCGGTATGTCGACCAGTTTTATCGAATCAACATTAGCACAAGCCTATAAAGTGCCGCACAATGACAATGTTTACCGCGGTGGACCGGCTTATTATATCGAAAAAGGTCTCGGTCAGCGCTGGCTAGCGATATTTTTCTCATTATGCTTATTAGTAGCGTTCGGCTTAGCCTTTAATGGCGTGCAGTCAAATACCATCGCACAAGCGACCAACGAAGCATTTGGGGTTCCAACGTGGATGACAGGTTTGGTATTGGTCGTATTAGTTGCGCCAGTGGTATTCGGTGGTTTGCGCTCGGTTGCTCGTATTGCGGGTAAAATCGTACCCGTTATGGCGATTCTCTATATCTTATTGGCCTTGTTCATTATCGTGACGAATTTTAGTCAATTCCCAGCGGCGATTGTGTTAATTGTTAAATCAGCATTTGGTTTTGAGCAAGCAGCAGGCGGGGTGATTGGTTATGGTATTGCTCAGGCAATGATTAACGGTATCAAGCGCGGTCTGTTTTCAAATGAAGCGGGTATGGGTTCAGCGCCTAATGCGGCGGCAACGGCGAAGAGTCACCCCGATCATCCAGCGGTGCAAGGATTTATGCAAATGCTGGGTGTGTTTATGGATACCCTTGTCATTTGTACGGCAACGGCGTCAATTATTATTTTGTCCGGTGTGGTCGATCCTAGTGTTGAGCAAGAAGGTATTCAGCTGACGCAGTTGGCACTGTCGCAATATGTGGGTGATATGGGTGTTATCTTCGTTGCGATTGCTATTTTCTTCTTCTCTTTCACCTCTATCATTGCCAATTATAGCTATGGTGAGTCAAATCTTGAATTCATCTCTGGTGCCAAAAATGCCAAAGTCATGATCATGATATTCCGCTTTATGGTACTTGGCATGGTATTTGTGGGTGCTATTGCGAGTCTTCCTGCCATATGGAACTTCGCTGACTTATCAATGGGTCTAATGGCACTCGTTAACTTAGTGGCTATTTTAATCTTGTCACCCGTAGCACTGCGCATATTGCGTGATTACGAGCGTCAGATTAAAGAAGGTAAAACTGGCGATCAAATCAAGTTTAATCCTGATGACTTTGTGAAGCTTAAAAACGAAGCCAATCGTGATGCATGGACGGATTAA
- a CDS encoding DUF4212 domain-containing protein, whose protein sequence is MENHNDPSGYWRANVRLILGSLFIWALCSYGFGILLRPLLAGIKIGGTDLGFWFAQQGSIGVFIVLIFFYAWRMNKLDKQYGVDEE, encoded by the coding sequence ATGGAAAACCACAACGATCCATCCGGTTATTGGCGTGCCAATGTCCGTCTCATTTTAGGTAGCCTATTTATTTGGGCGCTATGCTCATACGGGTTTGGGATTTTGTTACGTCCTCTCTTAGCAGGTATTAAAATCGGTGGTACCGACTTGGGCTTTTGGTTTGCTCAGCAAGGATCCATTGGGGTATTTATCGTTTTAATTTTCTTCTACGCTTGGCGTATGAATAAGTTAGATAAACAATACGGCGTAGACGAGGAATAG
- a CDS encoding sodium:solute symporter family protein, which produces MSQFTINIIFVGLSFALYFGIAIWARAGTTSEFYVAGGGVHPVVNGMATAADWMSAASFISMAGILAAGGYGASTYLMGWTGGYVLLAMLLAPYLRKFGKFTVPDFIGDRFYSKTAAMIAVICLIIASTTYVIGQMTGAGVAFSRFLEVENTTGLLIAAVVVFFYAVLGGMKGITYTQVAQYVVLMIAYTIPAVFISLELTGNPIPGLGLFSNHVEAGVPILTKLDQVVTDLGFTAYTADVPNKLNMVLFTLSLMIGTAGLPHVIIRFFTVPKVADARWTAGWTLVFISLLYFTAPAVGAMARLNLIDTIYPQGVAEAPINYDQRPDWMKTWEDTGLIKYNDLNNDGRIQMYNDSGLGAAELALTAAQADGGDVAAATAAVETARVAQDLELDGRFTAAGWKGNELDVNADILVLANPEIANLPPWVIGLIAAGGLAAALSTAAGLLLAISSAISHDLIKRNLNPNITDKGELRVARITMGVAIVVATWLGINPPGFAAQVVALAFGIAGASLFPALMMGIFSKRINNVGAIAGMLTGLISILVYIFVFKGWFFISGTANFPDTAEYWLFGISPLSFGAIGALLNFIVAFAVSYATAPPPLHIQELVESVRSPRGAGGAVDH; this is translated from the coding sequence ATGAGTCAATTTACAATTAATATTATTTTTGTAGGTCTATCTTTCGCTCTATACTTCGGTATTGCAATTTGGGCACGTGCTGGCACAACGAGTGAATTCTACGTAGCAGGCGGCGGTGTTCACCCTGTCGTCAACGGTATGGCAACGGCTGCTGACTGGATGAGTGCTGCGTCATTTATTTCGATGGCAGGTATTCTTGCCGCTGGCGGTTATGGCGCATCAACTTATTTGATGGGTTGGACAGGTGGTTATGTACTACTGGCAATGCTCCTAGCGCCTTATTTACGTAAATTTGGTAAGTTTACGGTACCTGACTTCATCGGTGACCGTTTTTATTCAAAAACGGCAGCAATGATTGCCGTAATTTGTTTGATTATCGCGTCAACGACTTATGTTATTGGTCAGATGACGGGTGCTGGTGTCGCTTTCTCACGCTTCTTGGAAGTTGAAAACACTACTGGTCTACTGATTGCTGCGGTTGTTGTCTTCTTCTACGCTGTACTTGGTGGTATGAAAGGGATTACTTATACGCAGGTAGCGCAGTATGTGGTTCTAATGATTGCATATACCATTCCTGCTGTTTTCATCTCACTTGAGTTAACAGGCAATCCAATTCCAGGTTTGGGCTTGTTTTCAAACCATGTGGAAGCAGGGGTTCCTATCTTAACCAAGCTAGATCAGGTGGTTACTGACTTGGGTTTCACGGCTTATACCGCTGACGTTCCTAACAAACTAAACATGGTGCTATTTACCTTATCACTCATGATCGGTACAGCAGGCCTACCACACGTTATCATCCGCTTCTTCACCGTACCTAAAGTCGCTGATGCGCGTTGGACAGCTGGTTGGACATTAGTATTTATCTCGCTACTATACTTCACTGCTCCTGCCGTAGGTGCAATGGCACGTTTAAACCTGATTGATACGATTTATCCACAAGGGGTAGCAGAAGCACCTATAAACTATGATCAACGTCCAGACTGGATGAAGACATGGGAAGATACCGGTCTTATTAAGTATAATGATCTTAATAATGATGGTCGTATCCAAATGTACAACGATAGTGGTCTTGGTGCCGCTGAGCTTGCCTTGACTGCTGCACAAGCGGATGGTGGCGATGTAGCCGCTGCCACTGCAGCCGTAGAGACTGCACGTGTCGCACAGGATCTAGAACTTGATGGACGCTTTACCGCAGCAGGCTGGAAGGGTAATGAGCTGGATGTCAATGCCGATATCTTAGTATTAGCTAACCCAGAAATTGCGAATCTTCCACCATGGGTTATTGGTCTTATCGCCGCAGGTGGTTTGGCAGCAGCGCTCTCAACAGCAGCAGGCCTACTACTGGCTATTTCGTCAGCGATCAGTCATGACTTGATTAAACGAAATCTTAATCCAAATATTACTGATAAAGGCGAATTGAGAGTTGCGCGTATTACGATGGGTGTTGCGATTGTAGTTGCTACTTGGTTAGGAATAAATCCACCAGGGTTTGCCGCACAGGTAGTCGCATTAGCATTCGGTATCGCTGGTGCATCGCTCTTCCCTGCACTAATGATGGGTATTTTCTCTAAACGGATCAATAATGTTGGTGCCATCGCTGGTATGCTAACAGGTCTGATTAGTATCCTTGTTTATATCTTTGTCTTTAAAGGTTGGTTCTTCATTAGCGGTACAGCGAACTTCCCTGATACGGCAGAGTATTGGTTGTTTGGTATCTCACCACTATCATTTGGTGCGATTGGGGCATTGCTTAACTTTATCGTAGCGTTTGCTGTCTCTTATGCTACTGCTCCGCCACCATTACACATTCAAGAGTTGGTTGAAAGTGTCCGCTCTCCACGTGGCGCAGGCGGTGCAGTCGACCACTAA